In Arachis hypogaea cultivar Tifrunner chromosome 2, arahy.Tifrunner.gnm2.J5K5, whole genome shotgun sequence, a genomic segment contains:
- the LOC112743636 gene encoding 3-ketoacyl-CoA thiolase 2, peroxisomal translates to MEKAINRQKVLLHHLNPSSSNVDLSSSSSIFASVCLAGDSAAYQRTGVFGDDVVIVAAYRTAICKAKRGGFKDTPADDLLAPVLKAVVEKTNLNPSEVGDIVVGSVLAPGALRATECRMAAFYAGFPETVPVRTVNRQCSSGLQAVADVAASIRAGFYEIGIGAGLESMSTNAMGWDGDVNPKVKQFEQARNCLLPMGVTSENVAQRFGVSRKEQDQAAVESHRRAAAATAAGKFKDEIIPVSTKIVDPKTGDETPVTISVDDGIRPNASVADLGKLKPVFKKDGSTTAGNSSQVSDGAGAVLLMKRSTAMQKGLPILGVFRSFSAVGVDPAIMGVGPAAAIPVAVKAAGLELDDIDLFEINEAFASQFVYCRNKLGLDAEKINVNGGAMALGHPLGATGARCTATLLHEMKRRGKDCRFGVISMCIGTGMGAAAVFERGDGVDELSNARKVATNNLLSKDAR, encoded by the exons ATGGAGAAAGCCATTAACCGACAGAAGGTTCTACTTCACCATCTCAATCCTTCCTCCTCCAACGTCGACTTATCTTCATCTTCATCCATCTTT GCTTCAGTGTGTCTTGCCGGGGACAGTGCTGCTTATCAAAGGACTGGTGTATTTGGGGATGATGTTGTAATTGTGGC AGCATATAGGACTGCCATATGTAAAGCTAAACGTGGTGGTTTCAAAGACACCCCTGCTGATGATCTATTAGCTCCTGTTTTGAAG GCTGTAGTAGAGAAAACCAACTTGAACCCGAGTGAAGTTGGTGATATTGTTGTGGGTTCTGTATTGGCCCCTGGTGCTCTAAGAGCTACAGAATGCCGAATGGCTGCATTTTATGCTGGTTTCCCTG AAACTGTCCCTGTTAGGACAGTTAATAGGCAATGTTCATCTGGGCTTCAGGCTGTTGCTGATGTAGCTGCATCTATAAGGGCTGGGTTCTATGAAATTG GTATTGGTGCTGGTTTGGAATCTATGTCAACTAATGCAATGGGATGGGACGGAGATGTCAATCCTAAA GTAAAACAGTTTGAGCAAGCCCGAAACTGCCTTCTTCCAATGGGGGTTACCTCTGAGAATGTTGCACAGCGTTTTGGGGTGTCAAGGAAGGAACAGGATCAGGCTGCT gtTGAATCTCACAGGCGTGCAGCTGCTGCTACTGCTGCTGGAAAATTTAAAGATGAGATTATACCGGTTTCCACCAAG ATTGTGGACCCCAAAACTGGTGATGAGACGCCTGTGACCATTTCCGTTGATGATGGAATTAGACCTAATGCCTCAGTGGCTGATCTTGGAAAGCTCAAACCTGTGTTTAAGAAAGATGGATCAACCACTGCTG GTAATTCGAGCCAGGTGAGTGATGGTGCTGGGGCTGTTTTACTGATGAAAAGGAGTACTGCAATGCAAAAAGGACTACCCATCCTTGGCGTTTTCAG GTCATTTTCTGCAGTTGGTGTTGATCCTGCTATCATGGGTGTTGGCCCAGCTGCTGCAATTCCAGTTGCTGTAAAGGCTGCAGGTCTAGAGCTTGATGATATTGATCTTTTTGAAATAAATGAG GCATTTGCTTCTCAGTTTGTATATTGCCGGAACAAGTTGGGACTCGATGCTGAAAAGATCAATGTTAATGGTGGTGCAATGGCCCTTGGACATCCTTTGGGTGCAACAG GTGCGCGATGCACTGCAACGCTGTTGCATGAAATGAAGCGCCGCGGAAAAGACTGTCGGTTTGGAGTCATTTCTATGTGCATAG GAACTGGAATGGGGGCAGCTGCTGTCTTTGAGAGAGGTGATGGTGTTGATGAGCTAAGCAATGCGCGAAAAGTGGCTACCAACAACCTTCTATCCAAGGATGCTCGTTAG